In Myripristis murdjan chromosome 5, fMyrMur1.1, whole genome shotgun sequence, the genomic stretch ttttaaataatgtaatgCAGCGTTCTGTAAAACTGTGTTACCAGGGAGAGGCTGCTTATCATTTTTGAGCCTCGGGCCTATTGTGTGCAACATGTCTGTATCTTTAGGAAACTTTACTACTCAAATTGCTTTTATTTGTGTAAACCCTCGTTAATTCAAGATCGTGTCGTATCATTTTTCACATCTGTGGTAGGGTGAATGTGGgcttaaaaaatacattgtcaAAAGATATGGTGGGAATTTCAAACAGCTTGGCTGCCAAAATGAAAAGGCAACAGCAAGTGTAGCTAACTAATAAACTTTATGTTAAAAATATCTTTGACTTGGTTGTAGTAAACTAACCTAATAAACTAACCCATGTGTCTTATTTGTCTACAGTCAGTGTGCACTGGCAGCTCTGAACGATGTTCGCCAGTATCTGAGTGTCGAGGGAGGACAGGTGGCGGTGAGTGGACCTAAGACTGCTCCTGTGTTCAACGTGACAGATAATTTTCACATGAATAAGTATTATAGTGTTTGTTATTCCCTTTTGCTTCAGGTCTTTGATGCTACAAACACAACAAGGGAAAGAAGAGCGACCATCATCAAGTTTGCAGAGCAGAATGGGTTCAAGGTATCTTAACCAGGGCTGGACTTGAGCCAGTTTAATCAGTCACCGTGACTTCATGACCGAAACTTTTATTATACGTGTCTGTCAATTCCCTAGGTATTTTTTGTGGAGTCCGTATGTGAGGACCCAGACGTCATTGCAGAGAATATAGTGGTAAGCAGCgtctcttttctttattttatccagaaaaaaattccaaaaacaaaagaagccAGTAACAaagctgtttatgtgtgttggAAGGACTACCAGTGATAGTCTTACAGCAAACTGACAAATTCATTCTTCCTTCATTCTGTGAAGATGACActgcacagtttaaaaaatgtgaaacaatgTCAGATAAATTaacttcctccctctctgctcacaTCCTCTCACTGTATGTTTCAGCAAGTGAAGCTAGGTAGCCCCGACTACATACACTGTAACACAGAGGACGCCGTGGAGGACTTCATGAAGAGGATCAAGTGTTACGAGACATCTTACCAGCCTCTGGACGAGGTTCTCGACAGGTCAGGGCGCACACTCGCTCAACAGATTAAACAAAATCCACAAGAACACAAAAGATGATTGTTATCCCTCTGGCTGCCTCGCTGCAGGGATCTGTCCTACATTAAGATCATGGACGTGGGGCGGCGTTACCTGGTGAACCGCGTCGTTGACCACATCCAAAGCCGGATCGTCTACTACCTGATGAACATCCACATCACACCACGCTCCATCTACCTGTGCCGCCACGGGGAGAGTGACCTCAACACCAAGGGACGCATCGGAGGCGACGCTGCACTATCTGCCAGGGGCAAGGAGGTGCGTGTTTgtgcctttgtgtttttgtcctaCTACATGACCTGTGTActaaattaaaagtaaatgtaGTACTAACAACAGGCTGTCGCCAGGCAGTTATAAACAGTTTTAAGATATCTTAAATTGTACAAATACTAAGTTTACTAAATTTGGATTGCATCAAATATTTTATGTGATTATACTATCCATATATTTATCTTTGTTAAAATTAGTTTTGCATCAGCATCAATATGTGCGATATTACAAAACTCTTAAGCCTATTCCTGAACACAGCACTGCCTTTATGCCAACTGTAGATGAACCCAACTCAGTTTATACTTAACTGTAGAAAGAAAACTAATAAAATCATTGTAATGTCATGTCCCAAGTTCTGTGGAAAAAGGAAGTGGTTAACTATATAAAGTAGCCTACGCAGTCCCTTTCCTTGTTATCCGACCTATTTCTACCAAGTACTTACATGGACCCAATAAAGAGATGATTTGTCGAAAGGCAGTCTTAGAAATTGCCAATAGCTTTTCAATACTGAACAAGTGCAGCTGTAGTCGGCTGAGAGTTGTACACATACACTATCAATATGGATgtctaaaaaagaaaattgtgttttcataGTAACTGCtaaaatttatttttgcaatgtGGTCTTTTATCTCAGTTTGCCAAGCATCTGAGGAAATTCATCCAGGACCAGAACATTAAAGATCTGAAAGTGTGGACGAGCCAGATGAAGAGAACGATCCAGACTGCAGAGGCTCTGGGCGCGCCATACGAACAGTGGAAGTCTCTCAACGAGATCGACGCAGTATGTCTCTTACTGTGTTTGTCAACGGGAATATAAGAGCATTTCTAAGTGTTTGCCATCTAAAGATGAACacatcttctcctctgtcttgtccaaGGGTGTGTGTGAAGAAATGATGTACGAAGAGATCCAGGAGCATTTCCCTCTGGAGTTTGCCCTGCGAGACCAAGACAAATACCGCTACCGTTATCCTAAAGGAGAGGTGAGAGCACAAcacttcaaaatgttttttttttttttgttgttgttttttttgttcttacTTTCTGTAGAAGCGAGCAGGACATGTCTGCGTCCTCTTTATGACttttgaaaactgtgtgtgtgtgtctaatggGTCTGTGGTTCTCCATCAGTCATATGAGGACCTGGTGCAGCGATTGGAGCCTGTGATCATGGAGCTGGAGAGACAGGAGAACGTACTTGTCATCTGTCACCAGGCCGTCATGCGCTGCCTCCTCGCATATTTTCTGGACAAGACGGCAGGTATGAAGAATTAGGGTCAGGTGATTTGGACAAAATGTCATACCATTTCTCATTGTTTTCAAATAGTTACATGTTTCTGGGTAtgatcagtatttttttttttttttatcttacttTTTTGAGGCAGTTTAATGAAATATAGAATTGTACACCATGTTCATCTTTAAGGATTAGTGTGGCAAcctagaaaaaaacatttgaaatttgaatttactcTGTGCATCAAAAAGAAGAACTTAATTGGCTCACTGGGATCAGCGGTCATTTTTCAGATCCATTTTAGTGAATTCTAGTTTTATGAGCAGGCTGAAACCCTCATTTATCATTTGATAAACAATACAGCACCCTCATTACCTGGCATCACCTTAGCATCCACTTTTCATATCAAGTCCCTCAAATACTTGGCAAGCAGTGTCTAATGCTTTAGATACCATAAGATTTTTGAAGTCATAAATACAACTCGTTGCACTTTTGTTtggaagaaaataacaaaatagatGTTGGAACAAAGGTTGTTTTATGGTTTGatctgttttgattttaaaaatcaagAGGCACAGAGCAACTTTGTGTCGCATCAGCAGAATGAAAGGGGGGAAAATTTTCATTGTACATTAATTTGAATAAATTGGACctaaaagagacaaaacacataAATCACATAGCAATACTTGTTATTTAAATAGTCAAACAGTACAACTGAATGAATTATATCACTTTTACCATCATTTGTTAACATGGCTTTTATGTGCTCTAACCCCATTCCAACAGTTCTCCTTCAAAGCACTTGAGAAATGTTGAGCCATGCAGCGTTAAGATTGAAAATTAGCACAGCTACTGTGGATTAtatgtgtgtaaaaaaataGGGATTCACATCACAACACCCATAATCCCTTTGAAAGTAAATCATGGCAAAATTTCTGTAATTAAGACCCTAATTTAGAGGCCACTTTGCCCCTCCTGTTGCCTATAATTATCACATTAGCACAGACTCCTGAGCCATGACGAGAGCACAGATGCTATAACCTGGAACCTAAAATAGATTTCTCATGTTGTCCTGTTTGTGCAGATGAATTGCCTTACCTAAAGTGCCCCTTGCACACCGTGTTGAAGTTGACGCCTGTGGCTTACGGTGAGTATTCTTGACTAATAAGCTCAGTAGTATTGACTAGTAGCATCATCCCATCACATTAAACCAGCCAGAaggaataataacaataaactttactTGTGTAGCACCTTTCCTAcaagaaatgcagctcaaagtgctttacagaaactgTATGCTCGGAGCGCTTCACATGTTAATGGGAATAGAGTGAGCATGAAAACATGGATAGAGTGCCATAAGTAAAGTAACATAAGATGGAAAATCAGCTTTCTTTTCTTCAATAGTGTATCCTCATTTATCAACAATGAAGAACGAGACATCTGTTACTATATTGTCACAATTTCATCTCCAGTGCCCGTGGCTTGTCAAAGGATTCGGCATATCATACCTCTAAtaattctctcctctctgccgtTACTTCAGGCTGTAAGGTGGAGTCTGTATGTCTGGGTGTGGAGGcggtgaacacacacagggacagaccAGAGGTGGGTATCCCAGGTACACAGAAATGACCCTAGGCCTCCCTCAGTGGAGCGTCCAGCCACCCAGCTAACCTCGTCTCTGCACTGGGACTCATTCAGGAGGAGGTCTCGTGTCTTACAGTCTGTTGTATGCATGTAGCAGAGGTGGAAAAAACTAAGTATATTTACTCATGTCACTGTAATCGAGTAGCTTTTCTGTGTACTTACTTAAGTAGCAGTTCGTTGTCTCTTCTTTCCACCAGTGGCTCACAGACCACACGAGTCTGTTTGTTCATGTCGTCTGTAGTCTGGCCCCTCCTGAGCCCGGCTCTCGTGCTCAGTGCTgatcccttccctctcttcttaTTGCACAGAGAATATAAACTTTTCACACACGGCAGAGGAAGCCGTGTTCACAGTGCCGCCCAGCCGTGACCCCTGACCGCCAGCAAGACAACTGTGACTTCACTTACCACTGACACCCCTACTCCCACCCTGTCAGCTGTCAGCGACTGATCTGTCCTCTCCTTTCTAAtctctcagagggagcagaaatgGGGGAcgctgtgatgtttttttttttttttttccccttcaggtcttttgttcagtttgttcCAACCTTGTCTATTCTTTATCCAGCGATGAAGGAGCTTGACGACTGGAATCCAGTTCAGGGGTGATTCaccccgctgtgtgtgtgtgtgtgtgtgtgtgtgtgtgtgtgtgagagagagagagagagagagagagagtgggtgtaTAAATGAATGAGTGGATATGTTAAATAAGCATAGTAGATTACTGTTGTTTTAAAGTCTTTTGCAGTTTTGGGTTTAAATCAAATGTAGAGCAAAATGCATTTGTGCCTAATAATGAATGTtgtcctcatgtttttttttttttttgcattgttttaaaGCTATAAACCTGTAAACCtagcttttgttgtttttgtatttaccAATTATGTACAAGACTGATTTCTCGAACCTAAGAGCATACTTTTTTTGTGAAGCTATTTTCTTTGCACAATATCATAAacattccagtattttttttaatactcgACAGAAGATTTTCTCTGTGCCAAGAGCTGTTCTCCATGGAATCCCTCTCTCTTAGCTGATCACTGTTTACATGTGAAGAGTAATTTGAGATACACACTAAAATCCTGTGAATTGTTAACCAGTACCACTACTGGATGTGCTGTGATGCCGTGTCTACAATCATCAGTACTGATGTGACGCTGTTGGATAACACACATATTTTAATACCCGTCCtaacattttttcatgtttgttgtgTATATATTTGAATGTGAAAAGATTGACCGAATGTAAATATCAAAATCCagatcaaaaaataaatgttgtgacgtttctcatttattttcttctgattaaaaaacatcagtgatCAGATACACTGGCAAAAAGGTCAGAGCATGGCTTTAATGTGCAGTTCAGTTCGTTCAGTGCACCTCAACAGGACACTTTAATCACAGGAGCTTGAACAGGATAAACTGAATGACTCATAAAAGCTGCACGAAATAAATGAACTCTAGTCACTGATGATGTGCTTATAAAGTACTTCCTCTGACACCGGCAAGAGAAATACTTATTTTTGTGATAATTGAAGGTCCATGACATAGCCCTCGCAT encodes the following:
- the pfkfb4b gene encoding 6-phosphofructo-2-kinase/fructose-2,6-bisphosphatase 4b isoform X1 — its product is MMNNEEVIVETFPRELTQNPLRKIWMPCKNGRPEKHISQRRVCTTNCPTLIVTVGLPARGKTYISKKLTRYLNWIGVPTKEFNVGQYRRECVKIYKSFEFFRPDNEEGLKIRRQCALAALNDVRQYLSVEGGQVAVFDATNTTRERRATIIKFAEQNGFKVFFVESVCEDPDVIAENIVQVKLGSPDYIHCNTEDAVEDFMKRIKCYETSYQPLDEVLDRDLSYIKIMDVGRRYLVNRVVDHIQSRIVYYLMNIHITPRSIYLCRHGESDLNTKGRIGGDAALSARGKEFAKHLRKFIQDQNIKDLKVWTSQMKRTIQTAEALGAPYEQWKSLNEIDAGVCEEMMYEEIQEHFPLEFALRDQDKYRYRYPKGESYEDLVQRLEPVIMELERQENVLVICHQAVMRCLLAYFLDKTADELPYLKCPLHTVLKLTPVAYGCKVESVCLGVEAVNTHRDRPENVSVQRTTEDALQTVPAHF
- the pfkfb4b gene encoding 6-phosphofructo-2-kinase/fructose-2,6-bisphosphatase 4b isoform X3 — protein: MRGSCRPRNTRDRAVCTTNCPTLIVTVGLPARGKTYISKKLTRYLNWIGVPTKEFNVGQYRRECVKIYKSFEFFRPDNEEGLKIRRQCALAALNDVRQYLSVEGGQVAVFDATNTTRERRATIIKFAEQNGFKVFFVESVCEDPDVIAENIVQVKLGSPDYIHCNTEDAVEDFMKRIKCYETSYQPLDEVLDRDLSYIKIMDVGRRYLVNRVVDHIQSRIVYYLMNIHITPRSIYLCRHGESDLNTKGRIGGDAALSARGKEFAKHLRKFIQDQNIKDLKVWTSQMKRTIQTAEALGAPYEQWKSLNEIDAGVCEEMMYEEIQEHFPLEFALRDQDKYRYRYPKGESYEDLVQRLEPVIMELERQENVLVICHQAVMRCLLAYFLDKTADELPYLKCPLHTVLKLTPVAYGCKVESVCLGVEAVNTHRDRPENVSVQRTTEDALQTVPAHF
- the pfkfb4b gene encoding 6-phosphofructo-2-kinase/fructose-2,6-bisphosphatase 4b isoform X2, whose amino-acid sequence is MMNNEEVIVETFPRELTQNPLRKIWMPCKNGRPEKHISQRRVCTTNCPTLIVTVGLPARGKTYISKKLTRYLNWIGVPTKEFNVGQYRRECVKIYKSFEFFRPDNEEGLKIRRQCALAALNDVRQYLSVEGGQVAVFDATNTTRERRATIIKFAEQNGFKVFFVESVCEDPDVIAENIVQVKLGSPDYIHCNTEDAVEDFMKRIKCYETSYQPLDEVLDRDLSYIKIMDVGRRYLVNRVVDHIQSRIVYYLMNIHITPRSIYLCRHGESDLNTKGRIGGDAALSARGKEFAKHLRKFIQDQNIKDLKVWTSQMKRTIQTAEALGAPYEQWKSLNEIDAGVCEEMMYEEIQEHFPLEFALRDQDKYRYRYPKGESYEDLVQRLEPVIMELERQENVLVICHQAVMRCLLAYFLDKTADELPYLKCPLHTVLKLTPVAYGCKVESVCLGVEAVNTHRDRPERI